A single genomic interval of Procambarus clarkii isolate CNS0578487 chromosome 17, FALCON_Pclarkii_2.0, whole genome shotgun sequence harbors:
- the LOC123772526 gene encoding DBF4-type zinc finger-containing protein 2 homolog, whose product MAAHRKHATSTPQRTAGRVETPTPPAVQNGNYPKLPERSSDTFTPHGSSAPRGIEAGQWSLAPRALRAPRALRASRAPRALRAPRPLRAPRALRAPRPLRAPRALRASRAPRAPRPPRASRAPRAPRALRAPRALRAPRPPRASRALRAPKPPRASRAPRAPRALRAPRAPRTPRAPRAPRPPRASRTPRAPRAPRAPKAPRPPTASGAPRAPRVPRTPRAPRGSYSS is encoded by the exons ATGGCTGCCCATCGCAAACACGCCACGTCCACACCACaaagaacagcagggagggtagagacacccacaccccctgccgtcCAAAACGGCAACTaccccaaactgccggagcggtcaaGCGACACGTTTACACCGCACGGCAGCTCAG CTCCACGAGGTATTGAAGCAGGACAGTGGTCGCTGGCTCCTAGAGCTCTTAGGGCTCCTAGAGCTCTTAGGGCTTCTAGGGCTCCTAGAGCTCTTAGGGCTCCTAGACCTCTTAGGGCTCCTAGAGCTCTTAGGGCTCCTAGACCTCTTAGGGCTCCTAGAGCTCTTAGGGCTTCTAGAGCTCCTAGGGCTCCTAGACCTCCTAGGGCTTCTAGAGCTCCTAGGGCTCCTAGAGCTCTTAGGGCTCCTAGAGCTCTAAGGGCTCCTAGACCTCCTAGGGCTTCTAGAGCTCTTAGGGCTCCTAAACCTCCTAGGGCTTCTAGAGCTCCTAGGGCTCCTAGAGCTCTTAGGGCTCCTAGAGCTCCTAGGACTCCTAGAGCTCCTAGGGCTCCTAGACCTCCTAGGGCTTCTAGAACTCCTAGAGCTCCTAGGGCTCCTAGGGCTCCTAAGGCTCCTAGACCTCCTACGGCTTCTGGAGCTCCTAGGGCTCCTAGAGTTCCTAGGACTCCTAGGGCTCCTAGGGGCTCCTATAGCTCCTAG